A genomic region of Scomber japonicus isolate fScoJap1 chromosome 5, fScoJap1.pri, whole genome shotgun sequence contains the following coding sequences:
- the ankrd34c gene encoding ankyrin repeat domain-containing protein 34C, whose amino-acid sequence MADILELRTDGNSLLKAVCLRRLRLTRLLLEGGAYINESNERGETPLMVACMSTHTDQQSVSKLKLVKYLLDNQADPNIQDKGGKTALMHACIHKAGHEVVDHLLSNGADPSLEDRSGASALVYAINANDKQTLKLLLDACKAKGKEVIIITTDKSPFGTKTTKQYLNVPPSPELDERSSPSYCASPSDIDVTASPTPEQEQQNTVFSFQTKLKTSSSAAKLANGPTSPTRRPVNPKRARLPQLKRLQSEPWGLIAPSVLAAAAAHEESKKASSDEDVVAGVNGLSLSKRSALSRQNSVDGKDSLFPLVGEQPCKMTTSLSVPPTSKASYERSLGQHQPLARRSTVPTEQESSSCCSGLASLRDTVHRRRLGNDHYDSDSQLYSDSGMFDSPKVPVERRKLNTSPLAMLTSSRESLDSNTSTSSPSTARRRAPGLLERRGSGTLLLDHISHTRPGHLPPLNINPNPPIPDIGASSKPSSPLATGIRSIAPVAPNTPKRGGLKSKKKLVRRHSMQVEQMKQLSDFDELAH is encoded by the coding sequence ATGGCAGATATTCTGGAGCTGCGGACAGATGGAAACTCACTCCTGAAGGCAGTATGCCTCAGACGCTTGAGACTGACCAGGCTCCTGTTGGAGGGAGGTGCATATATCAACGAGAGCAATGAGCGTGGAGAGACGCCACTTATGGTGGCCTGCATGTCCACACACACTGACCAGCAGAGTGTAAGCAAGTTGAAGCTGGTGAAATATTTGCTGGACAACCAGGCAGACCCCAACATACAGGACAAGGGAGGTAAGACAGCCCTGATGCATGCATGCATCCACAAGGCAGGACACGAAGTGGTGGATCACCTGCTGAGCAATGGAGCTGATCCCAGTCTGGAAGACAGGAGTGGGGCCTCTGCTCTGGTCTACGCCATCAATGCAAATGATAAGCAGACACTAAAACTGCTCTTGGATGCATGCAAAGCTAAAGGCAAGGAGGTCATCATAATCACCACAGACAAGTCACCATTTGGCACTAAAACCACCAAGCAGTACCTAAATGTCCCCCCATCACCAGAGCTGGATGAAAGGTCCTCCCCGTCATACTGCGCCTCTCCTTCTGATATTGATGTTACTGCATCTCCCACACCTGAGCAAGAGCAACAAAACACAGTTTTCAGTTTCCAGACAAAGCTGAAAACTTCCAGTTCAGCTGCAAAACTCGCCAACGGGCCCACATCTCCAACACGACGGCCTGTAAACCCCAAGCGTGCACGTTTACCTCAGCTGAAGCGGCTGCAGTCAGAGCCTTGGGGGTTGATTGCTCCATCTGTCCTGGCTGCAGCTGCCGCCCATGAGGAGAGCAAGAAAGCCAGCTCTGATGAGGACGTTGTTGCAGGTGTAAATGGACTCTCTCTGAGTAAGAGGTCAGCTTTATCTCGACAGAACAGTGTGGATGGCAAGGACAGCCTATTCCCACTAGTGGGTGAGCAACCCTGCAAAATGACAACCTCACTATCAGTTCCACCAACATCTAAAGCATCATATGAGAGATCTCTAGGCCAGCACCAGCCGCTGGCACGGCGCAGCACTGTGCCCACAGAGCAGGAgagcagcagctgctgcagtggaTTAGCCAGTCTGAGAGACACAGTGCACAGGAGACGTCTGGGGAATGATCACTATGACTCAGACTCACAGCTCTATTCAGACTCTGGCATGTTCGACTCTCCTAAGGTCCCAGTGGAGCGAAGGAAACTAAACACTTCTCCTCTAGCAATGTTGACCAGCTCCAGAGAATCTCTTGACAGCAACACCAGCACATCCTCTCCCAGCACAGCACGCAGGCGTGCACCTGGCCTCCTGGAAAGGAGGGGCTCGGGCACCCTGCTGCTAGATCACATCTCCCATACCAGGCCTGGCCACCTTCCCCCTCTCAACATTAACCCCAACCCTCCCATCCCTGACATTGGGGCTAGTAGCAAGCCTTCCTCACCTCTGGCCACAGGTATTAGATCTATAGCTCCAGTAGCACCAAACACACCAAAGAGAGGCGGCCTCAAGTCCAAGAAGAAGCTCGTGAGAAGGCACTCTATGCAAGTGGAGCAGATGAAACAGCTTTCTGATTTTGATGAGCTGGCTcattag